Proteins encoded by one window of Candidatus Hydrogenedentota bacterium:
- a CDS encoding undecaprenyl/decaprenyl-phosphate alpha-N-acetylglucosaminyl 1-phosphate transferase: MLTQIIGALFAGCLISTVMLVPGVMRFAQWIGAVDRGGYRKVFQGQMPLLGGLGIAIPLIGLGFGSSLSGSLILRYWPVVQDRFPDHWGLFMSFSQSRSDFLMLALGGMGIIVLGIVDDTKGMKARYKLLGQIAVATFLCLGGFSITTLGLPFVGTIDLGVFVGSVFTVFWVVGLINAFNLIDGVDGLASGIAFVGVSALVVLGLIQQNAFVTFAGAAMAGGLLGFLFYNFPPARIFLGDTGSMFLGYMLAAMSLVGSQKYEAAVILFTPMLALSFPIFETLISIVRRYLRGVPVFMGDNHHTHHRLLSKGYSQPRVVLTLYGVAVLLATAAVLAAVVPENSPWAFTPYVLFGSTLVSIAWLAGYLRPTTFRRIIERRKRNRAYHALAHYANLCLNSSGRAAKIEVLLTLCRHELGLAHLELQLDSGAVIMSSTDAAHADGEPAPERLRVKSSDDQNIFIFFSYEHTPDENRRQDVNACLAGIFDQLMLDRAVRPAPRKVPDTEHILAESE, translated from the coding sequence ATGTTGACACAGATCATCGGCGCGCTTTTTGCGGGGTGTTTGATCAGTACCGTGATGCTGGTACCCGGCGTCATGCGCTTCGCCCAGTGGATCGGAGCCGTTGATCGCGGGGGCTACCGCAAGGTTTTTCAGGGCCAGATGCCCCTCCTCGGCGGGCTCGGCATTGCCATACCCCTCATCGGCCTCGGATTCGGCTCGTCGCTGTCCGGAAGCCTGATTCTCCGCTATTGGCCCGTGGTTCAGGATCGTTTCCCCGATCACTGGGGCCTGTTCATGTCCTTTTCCCAAAGCCGCTCCGATTTCCTCATGTTGGCCCTGGGCGGCATGGGCATCATCGTTCTGGGCATCGTGGACGACACCAAGGGGATGAAGGCGCGCTACAAGCTCCTCGGCCAGATTGCCGTGGCGACCTTTCTCTGTCTCGGCGGATTCAGCATCACCACCCTGGGTCTTCCCTTCGTCGGCACCATCGATCTCGGCGTTTTCGTCGGCTCCGTCTTCACCGTGTTCTGGGTCGTGGGACTGATTAACGCCTTCAATCTCATCGATGGCGTGGACGGACTCGCCTCCGGCATTGCGTTCGTCGGCGTTTCCGCCCTCGTTGTTCTGGGCCTGATCCAGCAAAACGCCTTCGTAACCTTCGCTGGAGCGGCCATGGCCGGCGGTCTCCTCGGCTTCTTGTTCTATAATTTCCCCCCGGCGCGCATCTTTCTGGGCGACACCGGCAGCATGTTCCTCGGCTACATGCTCGCGGCCATGTCCCTCGTCGGGTCCCAGAAATACGAAGCCGCCGTTATCCTCTTCACACCCATGCTGGCCCTCAGCTTCCCGATCTTTGAAACCCTCATCTCCATCGTGCGCCGCTACCTCCGGGGCGTGCCCGTCTTCATGGGCGATAACCACCACACCCACCACCGCCTCTTAAGCAAGGGCTACTCCCAGCCGCGAGTCGTGCTTACCCTCTATGGCGTCGCCGTGCTCCTCGCCACCGCCGCCGTCCTCGCCGCCGTTGTCCCCGAAAATTCCCCCTGGGCGTTCACGCCCTACGTCCTCTTCGGGAGCACACTCGTCTCCATCGCCTGGCTCGCGGGCTACCTCCGGCCCACCACCTTCCGCCGCATCATCGAGCGCCGCAAGCGCAATCGCGCCTACCACGCGCTCGCGCACTATGCCAACCTTTGCCTCAACAGCAGCGGGCGAGCGGCCAAAATTGAGGTGTTGTTAACTTTGTGCCGGCACGAACTCGGGCTTGCCCATCTCGAGCTTCAGTTGGACAGCGGCGCCGTAATCATGTCTTCGACGGACGCGGCCCATGCCGACGGTGAACCGGCCCCTGAACGCCTCCGCGTCAAATCGTCCGACGACCAGAACATATTCATCTTCTTCTCCTACGAGCACACGCCCGACGAGAATCGCCGCCAGGATGTGAATGCGTGCCTGGCTGGTATCTTCGACCAGCTCATGCTTGATCGGGCGGTCAGACCGGCCCCCAGAAAGGTGCCCGATACCGAGCATATTCTGGCGGAGTCGGAATAA
- a CDS encoding nucleotide sugar dehydrogenase, whose product MYQELLSKINDQTARIGVIGLGYVGLPLIRAFIRAEFNVIGYDVDQSKVDALQAGKSYINHIPSEWLQEWSKSGKFTATSDMSRLGEADVLVICVPTPLGKSREPDLSYVESTTTSIARTLRAGQLVILESTTYPGTTRDVMLPILAACGLKVGQDFFLAYSPEREDPGNPDFRADGIPKLVGGLDDASADLAVALYSQAIVKIIRVSSCEVAEAAKIVENTYRAVNIAMVNELKVVFNRLGIDVWEVIDAAKTKPFGFQAFYPGPGLGGHCIPIDPFYLTWIARRAGLTTRFIELAGEINTSMPNYVVNRLADALNDCGKPIRGSKICVLGAAYKKDVDDARESPSFDLMNRLIRKGASVTYNDPHIPVLQATRHWPNLPGMVSQELTPEFLASQDCMLIVTDHSFYDFRFILEHSQLVVDTRNALRTIPDPQGKVRKA is encoded by the coding sequence ATGTACCAGGAACTCCTGAGCAAGATAAACGACCAGACCGCGCGCATAGGGGTGATTGGTCTTGGCTATGTGGGGCTTCCCCTGATCCGCGCCTTTATCCGGGCGGAGTTCAACGTCATTGGCTACGACGTGGACCAGAGCAAAGTGGACGCCCTGCAGGCTGGGAAAAGTTATATCAATCATATCCCTTCCGAGTGGCTTCAGGAATGGTCGAAGTCAGGCAAGTTCACGGCGACATCCGATATGTCTCGACTGGGCGAGGCGGATGTGCTCGTCATTTGCGTGCCCACGCCACTGGGGAAGAGCCGGGAGCCCGACCTGTCGTACGTGGAGTCGACAACGACCTCCATTGCCCGGACCTTACGCGCGGGCCAACTCGTGATCCTCGAAAGCACGACCTATCCCGGCACCACCCGGGACGTCATGCTGCCGATTCTGGCAGCATGCGGGTTGAAGGTGGGCCAGGATTTCTTCCTTGCGTACAGTCCAGAGCGCGAGGATCCAGGCAATCCCGATTTCCGCGCAGATGGCATTCCCAAGCTAGTGGGCGGTCTGGACGATGCTTCGGCCGATTTGGCGGTGGCGTTGTACAGTCAGGCGATTGTGAAGATCATCCGCGTGTCTTCCTGTGAGGTCGCGGAGGCGGCAAAGATTGTGGAGAATACCTACCGCGCCGTAAACATCGCCATGGTAAATGAGCTCAAGGTCGTGTTTAACCGCCTCGGCATCGATGTGTGGGAAGTTATTGATGCGGCGAAGACGAAGCCCTTCGGATTTCAGGCCTTCTATCCCGGGCCGGGCCTGGGCGGTCACTGTATTCCAATCGATCCGTTCTATCTCACTTGGATAGCCCGGCGGGCGGGTCTCACCACGCGCTTCATCGAACTGGCTGGTGAAATCAACACGAGTATGCCGAACTACGTGGTGAACCGCCTTGCCGATGCGCTTAACGATTGCGGCAAGCCGATCCGCGGCAGCAAGATTTGCGTACTCGGTGCGGCCTACAAAAAAGACGTGGATGATGCGCGAGAAAGCCCATCTTTCGATTTGATGAATCGTCTGATCCGAAAGGGTGCGTCGGTCACGTACAACGACCCACACATCCCGGTACTTCAAGCGACCCGTCACTGGCCTAATTTACCTGGAATGGTAAGCCAGGAGTTGACGCCGGAGTTTCTGGCCTCACAGGACTGCATGCTGATCGTCACCGATCACAGCTTCTACGACTTCCGGTTCATTCTGGAACATTCCCAGCTTGTCGTCGATACGCGCAACGCGCTAAGAACAATACCCGATCCCCAGGGTAAAGTGCGCAAGGCCTGA
- a CDS encoding glycosyltransferase family 4 protein yields the protein MRILLANTAAYPVIGGVENSLRFIGRELLQAGHEVRIFCLQMAPSEPLRMEYEGIVIVRQPYQPSRWPHARLRGTVAAAREGSRPIIDDFKPDAVWSRSAPMGQGIRDGGYRGPLLQIFPTNSRMNCRGQYLQTRGLPWKRRLLLMALWPLAYFPSARLERSLARQSTAVAFSENMRKQLVGGFPRGARKCHVVAPGVDSELYSPEHGARYYPRLARDFQLFPGDPTVLYVGRLSISKHIPMLVDAMTLLKVPARLVLVGAGPDEANLRAYAERKGLSSRVLFAGSQGEMLPGFYAISRVSVLPTTTESFGQVYLESLACGTPAVGFAGDGDRVLTATSEILRDGETGGVATRVSAAALAEKIDAILALDDVTYETMSVRARAVARADYSWRSFVDRALAISVSPDGILM from the coding sequence ATGAGAATCTTGCTTGCAAACACTGCGGCGTATCCGGTGATCGGTGGCGTGGAAAACTCGCTCCGATTTATCGGTCGTGAGTTGTTGCAGGCGGGACACGAGGTCCGGATCTTTTGCCTCCAGATGGCCCCGTCGGAGCCATTGCGGATGGAGTACGAGGGAATCGTTATTGTACGTCAGCCCTACCAGCCTTCACGCTGGCCCCATGCCCGGCTTCGTGGCACAGTCGCCGCCGCACGTGAAGGAAGCCGCCCTATAATAGACGACTTCAAACCGGACGCCGTCTGGTCGCGATCGGCACCGATGGGCCAAGGAATACGCGATGGTGGATACCGAGGTCCTCTCCTCCAGATTTTCCCAACCAATTCTAGAATGAATTGCCGGGGGCAGTACCTGCAGACGCGCGGTCTGCCGTGGAAACGGCGCCTTCTGTTGATGGCGTTGTGGCCTTTGGCCTATTTTCCGTCCGCGCGCCTTGAGCGCTCCCTTGCACGGCAGAGCACGGCCGTGGCATTCAGCGAGAACATGCGAAAGCAACTGGTTGGCGGATTTCCCCGCGGGGCACGGAAATGCCATGTTGTCGCACCGGGAGTCGACTCGGAACTGTACTCGCCCGAGCATGGCGCCCGTTACTACCCGAGGCTGGCACGAGATTTTCAACTCTTCCCAGGCGACCCGACTGTACTCTACGTGGGGCGACTTTCGATCTCGAAGCATATACCCATGTTGGTAGATGCGATGACTCTGTTGAAGGTTCCCGCCCGACTTGTGTTGGTGGGCGCGGGACCTGACGAGGCAAACTTGCGTGCCTATGCGGAGCGCAAGGGTCTTTCGAGCCGCGTGTTGTTTGCAGGTTCGCAGGGGGAGATGCTTCCCGGCTTCTATGCGATCAGCCGTGTTTCAGTATTGCCCACAACAACGGAATCTTTTGGCCAGGTCTATCTGGAGTCTCTTGCATGCGGTACGCCCGCTGTGGGATTCGCGGGCGATGGCGACCGGGTGCTCACCGCGACCAGCGAGATACTTCGGGACGGGGAAACCGGTGGCGTGGCCACCCGAGTATCGGCGGCTGCGCTCGCAGAAAAAATCGACGCGATCCTGGCGCTGGACGATGTCACCTACGAAACCATGTCCGTGCGCGCACGCGCGGTTGCACGGGCCGACTATTCCTGGCGGAGTTTCGTAGATCGTGCACTTGCGATCTCCGTATCACCCGATGGAATCTTAATGTGA
- a CDS encoding lipopolysaccharide biosynthesis protein, which translates to MSTPMHARETSRPDIKRIATRGALWVTLTSAAALPLGYYRSWILGRFGDDGTVVGNYAIILLFIQIVVTFVLFGGPSVVTNFLPKIERKQDKFAFILAYGLISITLSGVFIATINTFPTLVTALIQKPVDEATLRLLSLIAPVVVLAQMAIYSLAGLMEFRMSSLLGQVQLFAICLFSTLASLFFSQGMVAHSIPMLAAVAGAANLFVFAAGGWYLLRQLPRSGLRCFLPPNFWRFSSFVHCNSIATFAYQSIDQLLILGALGTSELGTYFILLQCAQLITFVPQRIGQVMLASFSHMVGGGDSDELCRAYSKLCRAILVMSTPITLFLILFSYPIASMFGGWCGERHLYLLALATAIHAGALGSVNSMLIMAKERTGLFLANSLLLIGVQLAVTLWLLSRWGAYAVIAGKAAAIVSGQTGLFSIVRWRLDTVRLSPPAEFWVGMAVVFACALLATMRAPLPLPLAALVFLLSSFTFLATIGFRPSEIRAILRKRKSPAGRAV; encoded by the coding sequence GTGAGCACACCCATGCATGCCCGCGAGACATCCCGGCCGGACATCAAGCGCATTGCCACGCGGGGGGCCCTCTGGGTCACTTTAACCTCGGCAGCGGCTCTTCCCTTGGGATACTATCGGAGTTGGATTTTAGGTCGATTTGGCGATGACGGTACGGTCGTGGGTAACTACGCCATCATACTGCTCTTCATCCAAATTGTGGTCACTTTTGTGTTGTTTGGCGGACCAAGCGTCGTCACAAACTTTCTTCCCAAGATCGAGCGCAAGCAAGACAAATTCGCGTTTATACTCGCCTATGGGCTGATTTCAATTACGCTTTCAGGCGTCTTCATCGCGACAATCAACACGTTTCCAACCCTCGTTACGGCACTAATCCAGAAACCGGTCGATGAGGCGACGCTGCGCCTGCTTTCTCTCATAGCCCCCGTGGTTGTTCTGGCTCAGATGGCCATATACTCTCTGGCGGGCTTGATGGAATTCCGTATGTCCTCTTTGCTCGGTCAAGTTCAACTTTTTGCTATCTGCCTCTTTTCCACCCTGGCCTCGCTATTCTTTTCACAGGGTATGGTAGCCCACTCAATTCCTATGCTGGCGGCTGTGGCGGGCGCGGCAAACTTATTCGTTTTCGCTGCTGGCGGCTGGTACCTGCTCCGGCAATTGCCACGATCTGGCCTGCGCTGTTTTCTGCCACCCAACTTCTGGCGCTTCTCATCCTTTGTCCATTGTAATTCCATTGCCACCTTCGCTTACCAAAGTATCGATCAACTGCTGATACTCGGGGCGCTTGGCACCTCCGAACTTGGGACCTATTTTATCCTGCTCCAGTGCGCGCAACTCATCACGTTTGTTCCGCAGCGTATCGGACAGGTTATGCTGGCATCGTTTTCTCACATGGTGGGAGGCGGAGATAGTGACGAGCTCTGTCGCGCCTACAGTAAGCTGTGCCGTGCAATCCTGGTCATGAGCACGCCGATTACCCTTTTTCTCATACTTTTCAGCTACCCCATAGCGTCGATGTTCGGGGGCTGGTGCGGAGAGCGTCACCTCTACCTACTTGCCCTCGCCACCGCGATCCATGCGGGCGCGCTGGGCAGTGTCAACAGTATGTTAATCATGGCCAAAGAGCGGACAGGCCTGTTTTTGGCCAATAGTCTTTTGCTTATCGGTGTTCAGCTTGCCGTGACGTTGTGGCTCTTGAGCCGCTGGGGGGCTTATGCCGTGATCGCGGGGAAAGCTGCGGCTATTGTATCGGGGCAGACAGGCCTCTTCTCTATTGTCCGTTGGCGACTTGATACCGTACGGCTATCGCCGCCCGCGGAATTCTGGGTCGGAATGGCGGTGGTGTTCGCCTGCGCGCTTTTGGCGACGATGAGGGCTCCCCTCCCGTTGCCGTTGGCCGCTCTGGTCTTTCTGCTTTCCAGTTTTACATTTCTGGCCACCATCGGGTTTCGGCCATCCGAAATCAGGGCGATTCTGCGGAAGCGCAAAAGCCCCGCTGGACGGGCGGTATGA
- a CDS encoding acyltransferase, translated as MTLLRTPKSIYGALRAIVSAMPMRLLELLGQLFPENAWGCRIRGTFYRPFLKSCGRNFQVGLMAKLEHPSGIEVGHDVYIGHGSWISGLRGGVHLHDEVMLGPFVRMVSSNHTFSDGSARFAPGEGGAISIGRGTWIAGGATVVAGVTVGPSCLLAAGCVVTRDVAEGNCVGGIPAKIIGMTGEEHA; from the coding sequence ATGACACTTCTTCGGACTCCAAAATCAATTTACGGCGCCCTTCGGGCAATTGTATCCGCAATGCCGATGCGACTGCTCGAACTATTGGGACAGCTTTTTCCCGAGAACGCCTGGGGCTGCCGCATCCGGGGTACTTTTTATAGACCATTCTTGAAGTCATGTGGCCGGAACTTTCAAGTGGGACTTATGGCCAAATTGGAGCATCCCTCAGGCATTGAGGTGGGCCACGACGTATATATCGGACATGGATCGTGGATCAGCGGCCTTCGTGGCGGCGTACACCTCCATGATGAAGTGATGCTCGGGCCCTTTGTACGCATGGTTTCATCGAACCACACCTTCTCTGATGGTAGCGCGCGATTTGCCCCTGGCGAGGGTGGAGCGATATCAATCGGCAGGGGTACATGGATTGCCGGCGGAGCGACCGTGGTTGCCGGGGTTACCGTGGGCCCGTCTTGTCTGCTGGCGGCGGGATGCGTAGTGACCCGGGATGTGGCGGAGGGAAATTGTGTGGGCGGCATTCCTGCCAAGATCATTGGCATGACTGGCGAGGAGCATGCTTGA